Below is a genomic region from Nostoc sp. C052.
CGCATCCCACTGTAAAAAATCAAACTAAAAACTAGCCAATACTTACCCCCCAACTGCTTGGCTGCATCAGCTAGCTTCTTCATCTCGAAATCTTCTAGATATCGCTCTGCCTTCGGTAAATTACTGAAATTGTCGTAATTTATACTACTTGCAATATTCCGCAAAAAATAGCCAATACTCTCCCCGCTCCCATAGCTCCACAGCGATCGCAATATCAGCACTCGGTTACTTTTAGTATAAGGGGAAATCTCACCCCAACTAGCAATAAATTCGAGTAATTTTGGCTGCTGTAGCAATCTTAAATCAGGTATACCTTCATGACGTACCCAATCAAGCAATTTTTGACCAAATCGGTAGTATTTTCGTTTAGTTTGTTCGCGGTTTTGGCTTCCAGCCCAAGCCAAAATTAACTCAGAATCATTACCCACCGCAGGCGTGCGGTAATAATATTGCCGAATTACCTCCTCTACCAATTCTGGAGTTACTTGAGCATTAGTGTTTTTAATTACACTTGGTTGGGGAGTAGCAGGCAGAATTTCTACAGAGCCAATCTCAATATTAGTAACATCCATCTGGTCTTTAGGGTTACGCGACCATAAAAATATAGCTTCCTGGAAGTGCTGTTTCAGGAAGCTTTTATATTATTCTATTCTTTAAGTGGATGTGCTTAACTGCTTGCTCCAGTATTTGTGGTCAATTAATGCTCTGGTTTTTGGTTTTTTTGAGTTTAAGATGTTACAAGGGTTAATCAATCTCTGTCACTAGCCATTGCCACTCAGTTACTACAGTGTTGGGTATATTAAGAACCAATGGCTGTTCGCTATACGCTGGCACATGAAGTTTGAGCGCATCGGTTGTAGGCAATTTTGGTAAAACATCAGTTAAGTTGTATTCGCCTACATTTGGGGCGGGTGCAGTTAAAGCGTAGACATCTGATGCCAAAAGCAATTTTCCTTCAGTTGTCTTGATTTCTAAGGCTTGGGGGTGGGCAATTTCCGCGACACCAGGAAACCCAACCAAGCGTAACCTTAAGTCTTTGACTGGACTGTTGTAATTTTGTTTGAACAGCAGCACTTGCCAAGCGTATCCTTTGTTATCTTTGATAGATATCTGCGAGTGGTAGCGCAAAACGCCGGGGGAATCGTGATGTTGCCGCAGCAGCGCCTGGGCTGATTCCACAC
It encodes:
- a CDS encoding site-specific integrase; translated protein: MDVTNIEIGSVEILPATPQPSVIKNTNAQVTPELVEEVIRQYYYRTPAVGNDSELILAWAGSQNREQTKRKYYRFGQKLLDWVRHEGIPDLRLLQQPKLLEFIASWGEISPYTKSNRVLILRSLWSYGSGESIGYFLRNIASSINYDNFSNLPKAERYLEDFEMKKLADAAKQLGGKYWLVFSLIFYSGMRVGEVGRVTVPGDEPGQPKEDYPGLYWHNFQWYPDPTPEDRNRGYYTIKFRGKGGKYREIGLDHQTSLVFKKYRGMASDKMPVFANISPDPAKKGLPLSDRAIKRLIQDISEVAKVKFSCHWLRHSHATRAVEHKNVFEVQNQLGHSKTDTTKAYVRTKKDAGTGTVLPRF
- a CDS encoding DUF3122 domain-containing protein; this translates as MCAIKQKFWQYFWRCALVIVLVLTFGGWSVESAQALLRQHHDSPGVLRYHSQISIKDNKGYAWQVLLFKQNYNSPVKDLRLRLVGFPGVAEIAHPQALEIKTTEGKLLLASDVYALTAPAPNVGEYNLTDVLPKLPTTDALKLHVPAYSEQPLVLNIPNTVVTEWQWLVTEID